A region of Toxorhynchites rutilus septentrionalis strain SRP chromosome 1, ASM2978413v1, whole genome shotgun sequence DNA encodes the following proteins:
- the LOC129763193 gene encoding fibroblast growth factor receptor-like 1 encodes MLSIRICLNVLFVSVVLSCRTMVNCSRASAFYDGNEAMLKLTQSPAGSDVRLKCGIREYHADHMNSSEVRWYFKPCGEGTNRSSCHHREALDQAPWQPVHCDGKRCRVTLSIRNASKSDSGLYRCSIYPYRTDNNTQFDIQLIRTFQLDVIKSILDETVPAPELLDNLPANTTALLDSQVVLQCRIYSKVQPSIKWFRRINLNNNPLEDHNFNQNKSIRYLENTYELVPSSGEKPLSDDVYLSKLILQNVSGRDIGIYVCVGINYGGVNTADAYVNVVYPNGSPVGSGSSMADMMVLFLIPLSLALIPLVGWICFALLKQRKQPPKRAKMDSNGNCNQLAERRTDEDHLAKSSAEGKGRYKREPSCDGSHLYEKIDIV; translated from the exons ATGCTATCTATCCGAATTTGTTTGAATGTTCTATTTGTTTCCGTGGTCCTGTCCTGCCGTACGATGGTGAACTGCTCCCGAGCTTCTGCATTTTACGATGGCAATGAAG CAATGCTCAAACTGACACAGAGTCCGGCGGGATCCGATGTGCGACTTAAATGTGGCATCAGAGAATACCACGCCGATCACATGAATTCATCCGAAGTACGCTGGTACTTTAAG CCATGCGGAGAGGGAACCAACCGTTCGTCCTGTCACCACCGTGAAGCGCTCGATCAAGCGCCCTGGCAACCGGTTCACTGCGACGGCAAACGCTGCCGTGTTACGCTCTCCATCCGAAATGCTTCCAAATCTGATTCGGGACTCTACCGGTGCAGTATATATCCCTATCGTACCGACAACAACACGCAGTTCGACATTCAGCTGATACGAACCTTCCAACTGGACGTCATCA AATCCATCCTTGATGAAACCGTTCCCGCCCCGGAGCTGCTGGACAACCTACCAGCCAATACCACCGCCCTGCTGGACTCCCAGGTGGTGCTACAGTGTCGGATCTACAGCAAGGTGCAACCATCGATCAAGTGGTTCCGGCGAATTAACCTCAACAACAATCCCCTGGAGGATCACAACTTCAACCAGAACAAATCAATTCGCTATCTGGAAAACACCTACGAACTGGTACCATCATCCGGCGAGAAGCCCCTCTCGGATGATGTCTACCTGAGCAAACTAATCCTGCAGAATGTGTCGGGGCGGGACATTGGGATCTACGTTTGCGTGGGGATTAATTATGGGGGGGTCAACACGGCGGATGCATACGTCAACGTGGTGTACCCCAATGGGTCCCCGGTGGGTAGCGGATCCAGCATGGCCGACATGATGGTGCTTTTTCTTATCCCGCTCAGTTTGGCGTTGATTCCGCTGGTGGGATGGATTTGTTTTGCTCTGTTGAAACAGCGGAAACAACCGCCGAAACGAGCGAAAATGGATTCTAACGGGAATTGTAATCAGCTGGCGGAGCGGCGAACGGATGAAGATCATCTGGCGAAAAGTTCCGCAGAAGGTAAAGGCAGATACAAACGGGAGCCGAGTTGCGATGGGTCACATTTGTATGAGAAAATTGACATTGTGTAG
- the LOC129780138 gene encoding uncharacterized protein LOC129780138 — MKSFAEAKRLLEELSGESSSDVTELVRRERKANNRENNFQKMLVLENTPPATHQTPPQTMNVRDEIFLPVAASSQATPAVVITPNSETNFHREISPQVATARPPQENATSTNIPQICGNNVQTIQYVYQTVDEPVAVVGSNHQESNELIVHLQQIITRLNQLEKHVADISTQNEFILDSIRNFSSRMTSNEQPPSFHFNPIENELASMNNICFENNKVA; from the coding sequence ATGAAATCCTTTGCCGAAGCGAAGCGTTTATTGGAAGAGCTGTCCGGGGAATCATCTTCTGACGTTACAGAGCTGGTACGTCGCGAGAGAAAGGCGAATAATCGGGAAAACAACTTCCAGAAAATGCTTGTTCTGGAAAATACGCCTCCTGCTACCCACCAAACACCCCCGCAGACTATGAACGTACGTGATGAAATCTTCCTTCCAGTAGCAGCATCATCCCAAGCCACACCAGCTGTTGTCATTACGCCGAACTCTGAAACCAACTTCCATCGAGAAATCTCCCCGCAGGTAGCAACAGCTCGACCTCCACAAGAAAACGCAACATCCACTAACATTCCTCAAATCTGCGGCAATAATGTTCAAACCATTCAGTATGTGTACCAAACAGTGGATGAGCCGGTTGCTGTTGTTGGATCCAACCATCAGGAATCAAACGAGCTTATTGTACATCTTCAGCAGATAATTACACGACTGAATCAGCTGGAAAAGCATGTTGCGGATATTTCAACCCAAAATGAGTTCATCTTGGACTCCATCCGAAATTTCAGTTCCCGTATGACAAGCAACGAGCAGCCACCGTCATTTCATTTTAATCCCATTGAAAATGAGCTAGCTAGTATGAACaacatttgttttgaaaacaataaagttGCTTAG